The DNA region GGCGCGCCCACCGGCTGGGTAATCGAGGCCTCTAGGTCCTGGAGAGACATCGTCACCCCCACGCCGTCCGGAACCGAAGAGAACCCCACCGCGTAGGTGGCAACTCCAGACTGGTTCACTTCCATGCTCTGTCCCATGATCGATACGGAGACTGCCGTCGTGTCCCCGTGCTGGTATGTGAGCTTATTCGTGGCCTGACTTCCGTATGCCAGGGTGGGGGGACCCGGAGGGCCACCGCCGCAAGCGGCAAGAGAAAAGCAGAGCAGAAGAGCTGTAAAAATTCGGGTCTTCATCGATGATCTCCAGAGGGCAGCGCACAAGGATAGTGAAGACAGACGCCTTTCGCCGCTCGCCCCGCCCACACTCACCCTTGGCCCCAAATGGGACGACTGATATCCTGTTGCACTCCGTTTTAGGACCTGTACTAAGATACGGAGCGATAGTGACATCCTTGGCAGCCAGGTTTTCATGAGCTTACGTACGAATCCGGACAGAATTCTCGACAACATCGACCGTGCCCGTAATCGGGATGCGGAGAGCGCCGCTTTCAACGTCGAACGCCAGGCAGCGGGGCGGGAACTCGATTCCCAGATGCCCGACCTCGATGCGACGAATACGGAGCGAGCGAAGCGAATCTTCTCGATTCTCGAACGTGCCTACACGAAGGCAGCACAGAGAGCCGAGCTCGGCCGACTGGCCTCCCGCTTTCAGGCCGTCGGAGATATTCATCACCACCACGCCCGTGGCGACGTGAGTATCTCGATCCAGTATATGGATCACGAGCGCTATGACGACGTTGGAGTCTCCCCGTTCGAGATTCATCCGGTTGAAGTCACGGATGCCAAGAAGGAAACGAAGACCAGCCGGGCTGATGTGAACGCTCTCAAGGTTCTGAGAAAGGAACTCCGGGGTGGAATCTTGGCGGCCTACACCAAGCTCGAACCACGAGTGAAGGACGCGATTCGCGAGCGTGCGGATATGGGCGCGATCCAGGTCCAAGTCATGGTGGACCTCCGGCCGGGCGAGTAGTCACTAGGTAGCACCTGCTCGACGTTCTCGAGAACGTCGGCACCGGGCACACTAGGAACCTCTCGCGGCGCCGTAGCGGCGGGTCCCGGCGCGGGCCGCGCTTGCCTGACGTCGGACCTCTCTGATGTGTCAGCCTACCTGCTTGGAGCCGCCACCGGCTCCTGAGCGCGGGACAAAGGTGCCGTCCCAGACAGCCATCGCAGGGCCCAGCTCGGATACCGATCGTCGTGCATGGCTCGAACCTCACGCATCATGGGACAGTTACTCATCGACGACGCCGGGGTTAATCCCCATGACGTCGAGACCGCACTGTCATCCGGCCGTCAGCCTGGCGAGCGCCTCGGCGACACGCTAGTCCGGATGGGGGTCACAACACGTGATGCTGTGGCTCGCGCCCTCGCGTGCCAGTTGGGGCTCGACTTCACGGCGGGACCGCTGGAGCCGACCGAGACTGCGCGGAAGGCAATCTTCCCGAGTCTCATTAAGGCCCACCATCTTGTTCGCCTCGATATCGACAGCCGCCGGATACGGATTGCTCTCTTTGACCCGCTGAATGTCCGCGCCATCGATGACGTGCCGTTTCAGACGGGGTGTAGGGTCGAGTGCCTCGGAGGTCGCTCGCAGCGGCGTCGGCGTGTTGGAAGAACTCCTGGCCGATGACCGCATGGTCACAGCTGTCGTCAAGAAGGCCCACTATCAACGACGCTACTTGGCGAGCCTGCGGGAGACCCTTGTTGCTCTGGACTCCTTAGTCGGTGCGCTTGCCAAGCTTGCAGAAGGTGAATGACGCGAGGGCGGGGGCTCTCTAACAAGCGATTGCTACTGTCACGGGTTACCTGAATGGCAGCGGGCCACTCGCCTTCAGCTCGCGCCCCTTGTTAGCAAGGTGGCCGTGCAGCAGAATCGCGAGACGTTAGACCGCAACGCGGATCGGTCCTTCGGGTCTCCGCTATGGTTCGTGAACTTCTCGTTATCAGACAGCTCTTTCCCGTCTTCACTCCTCGGGTATCGCTAACGCCGCGCAGACAACAGCAGGGAGAAGCTACCTAGGTCGTAGCGCTCGATCTCGCCATCGACCTGCCCCGTCAGCCTGCCCTCCCGCAACGCTGTGACCGCCTCGCGTAACTCAACGAGTCGGGATGGATCAACCACAGGAGTATTGTGCGCCGGGAAGACTCTCGTAAGGCGCGGAACCAGGTCAGCGAGGCGACGGACCGATTGCTCGTACCGCTCAAGATCGGTCTCCGGCGCGAAGAGCCAGATCGGGCCTTCGTAGAACGAGTCTCCCGTCCATAGGTACCCGGCGTCGGTATCCAACAGCGCGATGGCGTCTGGCGTATGGCCGGGGATGTGGAGGACTTCGACCGTACGCCCACCGAGATCCACCCTGTGCCCGTCGCGGCCGACTTCGCTGATCGTCCAGGGTCGGGTGCGGTAACTGTCCTGACTGACTCCGGCGGGAAGTGGCCCGCACAAAGCTGCTGGCTCCAGCTCTTGTCGGACCTGCGCGTTAGCCAGCCCTTCCGCGCGGGCGCGAGTGAAATCGGTGTCCATCCCGAAGATCGTAGAGAACTCGGCATTCCCTCCGATGTGATCGAGGTGTGTGTGCGAGTTGAGCACGATGACGGGTAATTCCGTCAGCTGATCGACGACGTCCGAGATGGCAGCGATGCCCATCCCGGTGTCGAAGAGAAGCGCACGCTCGGTACCCAACACCAGGTATGAGATGACCTCTTGCCACTGCTTCGGCTCGTAGATCGCCAGCACTCCCTCACCTGCTTCCCACACCTCGAACCAATCAGACTCCACCGGCACACGGACCAAATCCGCGTAGGCCGCGCGGGGAAGGGCGGCACACCAATCCACCGAGATCGCCTCGTCGGAAGTCTCGCTCACCTCCTCAAGACTTGGCGGACGCTCGCCCGCGCCAAGACACCCGCAAACGGCGAGGCAAATACCGAGCCCTGACCAGGCGCGAGTCGTGGGCCGGGCCACCGTTGGCGATAGCGGAGCTAGTCCGAGTCTTGATGTGCCAGACATGATATCCCGGGGTTCAACGTCGGTAGTAGCGTGGATCCGTCGGCAACGAGGCCGGGTCGATCACCACCCCGGCCTTCATCACTCTCCAGAGCCTGCGGATGTTGGAGATGTCGGCCAACGGATCGGCGTCGAGGATCAGCAGATCTGCGATCTTCCCTGCCTCCACAGTTCCGACGCGGTCCAGGACTCCGGCTGCGGACGCTCCCGTCTTCGTAGCGGCGACAATGGCCTCGCTTGGCGTCATTCCGAGTCCGACCAGCCCTTCGATCGCGAGGAGTGTCCCCGTGCCAGGGTCGGCGAAGAACGGCACCGACGCACCCGCACCGGCCAGTTCCGGAATGCCCGAAGGAGCGTTGTCCGTGGCGATGGCGATTCTGCAGCCACCGCGGATAAGACGATGGTGATTCTCGCGCTCTCCGAGCACCTGAGCCCGGAGGTCACGGCTAGGGTTCTCCCGCGCCCAGCGCTCGAGCAGTTCCCGGTACTCAGGGACCCGATCGCGGATGTTCCGATAGGGCCACATCTCCGAGATCAGTTCCTCGGGCGAAGGCTCGCCGGCGCTGGCTCCGCTTCCCCTCGCCAGGAAGGCATCCGCCAGTGGGCCCCAGGTCATGTGGGAGAAGATCGCGCAGACCGTTCCACGCTCCTTAAGTACACGAATCACGTCGTCCGGGATGAGTTGATCCCCGGGACTCCCGGCGTGGGTGATGATGTCCGCGCCCGCCTCCGCCGCGAGCAACAGCCCCTCCACGCTCGACGTGTGCACATCGACCTTGAGTCCTCGTCGGTGCGCCGTCTCGACGATCGTTCGCTGCACCCTCGGCGAGAAGACGATATGGACGGGTGGGTCGGTTCCATGCGTCGTTGCAGCGTACTTGATGAAGTCCGGCCCGAGGTCGATGTACCGATCAACTCGTTCTGCCACCTCAGCCGGCGACCGAGTCGTCAGGTCCACACCGAGGTCTGCCCATCCATGGAAGTATTCGTTGAAGAGCTTCTGTCTATCGGTCAGGGGCCCACGGTCATGATGTGGGCCACCCCATCCGATGATGTCACCAGCAACCATCAGACGCGGGCCCACGATGTCACCGGATGTAATGAGATCACGAATCTCGAGCAGCGGGGGCAGCGGCCCGTACGTGTCACGGACCGTGGTAACGCCCGACTTGAGCGCCATCTGTGCAGCTTCGACGGCGTAGCCAAACTCAAGGATCGGGTTCTCTACTCCATACAGGAGCAGAGGAAAGAGGTCCTCATGAAAGCCCTGGCCCGTGATATGATTGTTGAGGTCGATGAAGCCTGGCACCACGAAGCGGCCCTGTCCGTCGATGACCTCCGCGCCCACTGGAATCTGCACCTGTGCCCGGGGCCCCACGAGCAGGATCTCTCCATTCTGGACCAGGACAGTCAGATCGCGAAGTGGCTCGCCACCGTGGCCATCGATCACCGTTGCACCGACTATGGCCGAGGTCTGCGCACCGGCTGGAGTGGGCATCGCCAACGCGAGGCAAACCGCGGCCGCCGCTACAGCAATGATCCGGAGGCGAGGGCGCGGCTGCACGAAGGAACTCCAATCGAAGTCCAGTCGCACCTGACTAGCGGCTGGGAACGGGCGATGATGGGATACTGATAATCCAACACAGCGCAAGCTAGCTCCGCCCGGAGGGTGGCGCACTGAGGATCCTGGGGGACGGCACCGATGGAAGAACCGGCGTCTACCAGATGCTCACTATCTCGGATGAAATGAGAGACGAGATATCGGCCGGAGGTTCGGCATCCCGCCTCCGACGCCTGTCCAGGGAAGCCAGCACAGGAACCCTGGAGTCGGACGCTCGACGTGCAGTAGCGGCGGGGCTCACGCTGCCGCATGAAGTGTCGAGCCTTCTGCTCGCCGAGGCCTCTATCGGACTCCCCTGCTCTCACTGCGAGGCGCGCGTCCCTTTCAGCGCGACCGGGTGCCCGCAATGTGGTCTCAGACGAGAGCGCAACTGCGTGTGCGGTCGACCGCTCGACAAGGGTTGGCGCTACTGCCCCTGGTGTATCCGCCTCGTGAGCAGGTGACCACGCGGACTTACAAGTCCGGGCGCCACTATTGGGATCCAGTGCCCCACCGGAATCATATCAGCCGAACGTCACCACCCGGGTGGTGAGCGACTCGATCCACTCTTCGTCGATCTCAACTCCGATACCAGGACCCGTCGGCACCTGCATCATCCCGTCGGACACCACGAACTCCGGGGACACGATATCACGAGCCCAGTACCGACTGCTAGCAGAGATGTCGCCAGGAAGAGTGAAGCCCGGCAGAGACGCCAGGGCCACGTTGTGCGCGCGGCCAATCCCGGACTCGAGCATCCCACCACACCACACTGGGAGTCCGGCGTCCTGCATCATGTCGTGGATGCGCCGGCTAACGCCGAGTCCGCCGACGCGGCCCGGCTTGATGTTGATAATCCGACAGCTGCCAAGCTCAAGGGCCAGCTCCGTGTCACCCTCCGACTTAATCGACTCATCGAGGCAGACGGGTGTCTCGATCTCTTCCTGGAGGCGCGCATGGTGCAGGAAGTCGTCATAGCGGAGAGGCTGCTCGATCATCGTGAGATCAAGTGCGTCGAGTTCACGGAGCCGAGCGACGTCAGCAA from Longimicrobiales bacterium includes:
- a CDS encoding MBL fold metallo-hydrolase, producing the protein MSETSDEAISVDWCAALPRAAYADLVRVPVESDWFEVWEAGEGVLAIYEPKQWQEVISYLVLGTERALLFDTGMGIAAISDVVDQLTELPVIVLNSHTHLDHIGGNAEFSTIFGMDTDFTRARAEGLANAQVRQELEPAALCGPLPAGVSQDSYRTRPWTISEVGRDGHRVDLGGRTVEVLHIPGHTPDAIALLDTDAGYLWTGDSFYEGPIWLFAPETDLERYEQSVRRLADLVPRLTRVFPAHNTPVVDPSRLVELREAVTALREGRLTGQVDGEIERYDLGSFSLLLSARR
- a CDS encoding amidohydrolase family protein yields the protein MQPRPRLRIIAVAAAAVCLALAMPTPAGAQTSAIVGATVIDGHGGEPLRDLTVLVQNGEILLVGPRAQVQIPVGAEVIDGQGRFVVPGFIDLNNHITGQGFHEDLFPLLLYGVENPILEFGYAVEAAQMALKSGVTTVRDTYGPLPPLLEIRDLITSGDIVGPRLMVAGDIIGWGGPHHDRGPLTDRQKLFNEYFHGWADLGVDLTTRSPAEVAERVDRYIDLGPDFIKYAATTHGTDPPVHIVFSPRVQRTIVETAHRRGLKVDVHTSSVEGLLLAAEAGADIITHAGSPGDQLIPDDVIRVLKERGTVCAIFSHMTWGPLADAFLARGSGASAGEPSPEELISEMWPYRNIRDRVPEYRELLERWARENPSRDLRAQVLGERENHHRLIRGGCRIAIATDNAPSGIPELAGAGASVPFFADPGTGTLLAIEGLVGLGMTPSEAIVAATKTGASAAGVLDRVGTVEAGKIADLLILDADPLADISNIRRLWRVMKAGVVIDPASLPTDPRYYRR